Genomic window (Kwoniella dendrophila CBS 6074 chromosome 1, complete sequence):
GatattcttttgatcaaTGATATTGTATATTTCGTATGCTCGATTGGCTAACCTGGGTACTACAATGGCAGCTGGCCAGGTAAACTGGATAATGTATGTATTCATTTCATGAAATATCCCGTCTTGTTTAGCAAGAGTAGCGAAATCATCGATTAATAATTCAAAATGCCCTTAGTCCGTAGCTGGAGGTATAACGGCTGGATCGAATCCTATAGAAACAATGGTCAAGGAGTgcgatgaagaagctagtTTGCCGGAAGATTTCGTCAGAAGACGTATAAAGTGAGTTCAGGAACGCATATGAATTTCAACTACATCAACGGTTTGCAAGCCGTTTGAATTTTAAGCTGATACTGAGGCTTCTGTAATAGAAATTGCGGTGTGTGCACCTATTTCTATATCACGGATGATGGATTCTTACAGCCGGGTATGTTCAACATTCATTGCTGGAAGGAAATGGCATATCGCTCAATCAGTGTGAAGTGCAATGCTGACGGGTAAATTCTCTCAATAGAGGTCGAATACATATACGATCTGCCTTTACCATCGTCGGATTCGTCTGAATatataaaaccaaaaccGCATGACGATGAAGTCGAATCTTTTGCTGTGAGCTCTTCTTTTCCCTCTATTCAATCTGAGATACAACATAAAAATGATGCTCATACTACCGCTTCCCAAATATTTAGCTTCTCACCATACCGGAAGTCATCGAAGCTTTACATTCAGGAGATATGAAACCTAATTGTGGCTTAATTTACGTGGATTTCTTAGTCAGACATGGTTTAATCACTCCTGAGAATGAACCAAATTTCTTGGAGATCACTTGGagaatgaagagaaatttgGGAGTAGCCACACCAAGCATATAAAATTGGACGCTAGTCGCAAAACGTCCCGAATTTCTTCGTGCTTTCAAGATCTACTTATTCTTGACATACTTGTTAGCtagaatatatagataaGGGGTATAATATGCATGATATTTTACAGTGTGATCCCGATACTTTGTGATACAATACATGTTTCTTCAAATAGCCAAATAGCAACCAAAAGCAGATTTTCCATCTTTTATGCCTtttgagcttgttgttgttgttgctgttgcatcttcatctgcaaaACTTGTACGACACTCTGTACgttttcttgttttctttcgATTGTCTTTTGCAAGGTGTCTAGATTGGATTGTACGAATGTTGATTTAGAGTTGTAATGTGAAGTAGCCTCGGCTTTGGTCTGATCGGGAAAGAACATGGAACAATTAGCATGGGCATTAGAAATGACGGTATTAGAAGCAAATCCAAAGCAGATTTGTGAATAATAGGATTAATAGTAGATCAGAATGATTATGAAAAGGATATCCCTGAATTTGGGTTTCTGCACAGAcaataaaagaaagaaagaaaaaagaaagaaagagggAAAGAAAGTTGAGCTCACTTTCTTAACATAATAACCAGTACCAACATCAACTACAACATTATCTGTATCTGTTAATTTACCAGGAACATATAAAGATGCAGTTAAAGGTAttaaaatttcttttgatttagattCAGGTTTTAATGaattaacattttcaacacatgatttgaattttgttTGTGCTTGTTTTAATTGTGAGTATGAATTTGTCAAATGATCTAATTCCTATATGTTCGTAATGAAAGTATTGTTAGTCTACTAAACCCCTGCTTTCACATAGAACGTTGATGAGAGCGGAATGAAGAAAGGGAAACTTACTTGATCTAACTGCTTTTTCACTTCTTGTAATTGTGTAGGATCTAAATCTGTTATATTGACTTGTTGTTCTGCCATCTTTATAGCTAGCGTCTTTTGATATAGTTAGTTGAGTAGAGCTATCGAATTTACGTTGgacagaagaaagatggtaaCTTGACAGCTTTGAAGATTATTATCGTCTATATATCCCTCTCTTCGACTTCGTTCTTCGCGTTCAAATCAGCACGAACATCAACCGATATTGagcggaatcaaatcaataaatgGGCGGTGACCTCCGACCACAATCTAAATATCGGAAATCCATGGcatatgatgtatgatgtCAGGGgaccaaaaatcaatatcagcgATAATTATAGCTTTCTCCCTTATCTTCATTAGATTGCCCTCTTATAGTTGTTCTCGTTGCACATTATCGCAAGTCATCTAGAAGTAATTATAGTGGTATATCAAGATGCATCTCGTTACTGTAGCTACGTGAGATTCTCTTTTTTCCTCAATTCGCTGAAGAGGCAAAAGCTAACGGTTACTTTAGATGGTATGTCTTTCTGATTTCGAGTTTCGGTGAATCTAACGTTTATTCCGATTCAGTCAATTGGATCAATGGTCTCTCGATTTCGAGGTTAGCTATCCATTCTGGAATGTTTGTCTTGTAGGAAGGATCAGCTGAACATGTTTGATCATTAGGGTAACTGTAAAAGAATCTTAAAATCGATAGCGATCGCTAAATCAAGAGGAGCAACTTTACGTGTTGGACcagaattagaaattccTGGATACGGTTGTTTAGATCATTTccttgaaggtgagttccACTGAGATAAATATCTCGACATCTATATTCAGGTAGTACAGTCAAGTAATTAACTGTAAATGTAAAAATAGGCGATACAATCCTTCATTCATGGGAAGTATTAGCTACAATTTTACAAAGTGAGGAAGCTCAAGATATTGTTTGCGATATTGGAATGTAGGTCTATTTCAGCTATCATCGTCCTATTGCTTCTAGATGTAGCTGATAAACTTTCTTTCAGGCCAATTGAACATAAAAACAATAACTATAATTGTAGAGTTATCATTCATAATGGTAAAATAGTTATGATTAGACCCAAAATGTGGATGGCAAACGATGGTAACTATGTAAGCTTCCTTGCGTTCAGCTGAACAAGTAACATAGCTCATTGAATTACACTGTCGCACCGTAGCGTGAACTCCGACACTTTACACCGTGGCACAAACATCGTCAAGTCGAACAACATTCATTACCTAGAATAATCAGAAACGTGACAGGACAGGTGAGCTCAGATGCTAAGTCCAAATTCAGACGACTAATGTACAAAGCTGAGATTTGACTTGCCTAGAATTACGTTACGTTTGGTGATGCCGTTGTTTCAACTGAAGATACTGTAATTGGGGTTGAGCTTTGTGAAGAATTATTCACCCCTGCTTCGTAAGTTTCACTCGATAAACTGATCAAATAGCTAAATCTACGCTGACAATACTCGCTAGACCACATATCTTGATGGGTCTTGATGGAGTTGAAATCTTCACCAACTCATCTGCAAGTCATCACGAGTTACGAAAATTGAATCGAAGAATCGAGTTGATCAAGGAAGCTACACAAAAGGTGAGCTCACCCAAACCCCTTCCTTCCCCCATTGGCGGAATATAAACTGATCCCTTAGCCTCAACAACAGCTTGGTGGTATCTATCtgtattcaaatcaacaaggtTGTGATGGAGATCGATTGTACTACGATGGTGCGGCTTTGATTGCTATGAACGGTCAAATCTTAGCTAGAGGATCACAATTCTCTTTATCCGACGTGGAAGTCATTACCGCTACTGTCGATCTTGGTGCTGTCAGAGCGCACAGAACTCAGAGTAGTAGAAGAATGCAATCTGCTCAAGCTGAGGCGTACCAAAGAGTTTATGTGGACACTAGATTAGATGGTGGTCAAGGTATTAGAGTAGGTGACGAGGAAACAAAAGGTAGTTCCGAGGTACAATACCATActccagaagaagagatagcGTGAGTAATTAACTGCTTAATCTGACTATGGACAAGGCTGGAatgaaaagctgaacatcaCAATTGATGCAGCTTGGGTCCTGCTTGTTGGTTATGGGATTACCTCAGAAGATCTCGAACCCAAGGTTACTTCATCCCTCTATCTGGAGGTATCGATTCGTGTGCTACTACTGTCATCGTGCACTCTATGTGTCGATTGGTAGCCGATGCTGCCAGTAAAGGAGGTAAGCATTTGGGTGCACATAAATCCGTACGAAATAAAGCTCACTTACCATATTATAGATGAACAAGTCATCGCTGATGCTCGAAGAATTGCTGGAGAACCTGAAGATTCATCTTACTTGCCTACCGATC
Coding sequences:
- a CDS encoding prefoldin, alpha subunit, with amino-acid sequence MAEQQVNITDLDPTQLQEVKKQLDQELDHLTNSYSQLKQAQTKFKSCVENVNSLKPESKSKEILIPLTASLYVPGKLTDTDNVVVDVGTGYYVKKTKAEATSHYNSKSTFVQSNLDTLQKTIERKQENVQSVVQVLQMKMQQQQQQQAQKA
- a CDS encoding NAD+ synthetase — encoded protein: MHLVTVATQLDQWSLDFEGNCKRILKSIAIAKSRGATLRVGPELEIPGYGCLDHFLEGDTILHSWEVLATILQSEEAQDIVCDIGMPIEHKNNNYNCRVIIHNGKIVMIRPKMWMANDGNYRELRHFTPWHKHRQVEQHSLPRIIRNVTGQNYVTFGDAVVSTEDTVIGVELCEELFTPASPHILMGLDGVEIFTNSSASHHELRKLNRRIELIKEATQKLGGIYLYSNQQGCDGDRLYYDGAALIAMNGQILARGSQFSLSDVEVITATVDLGAVRAHRTQSSRRMQSAQAEAYQRVYVDTRLDGGQGIRVGDEETKGSSEVQYHTPEEEIALGPACWLWDYLRRSRTQGYFIPLSGGIDSCATTVIVHSMCRLVADAASKGDEQVIADARRIAGEPEDSSYLPTDPKEFAGRIFHTCYMGTEHSSPETRKRAKDLSEAIGGYHVDLNMDTAVSAVKGIFSLVTGKKPQFGVHGGSSAENLALQNIQARLRMVLAYMFAQLLPWARGKVGSLLVLGSANVDESLRGYYTKYDCSSADVNPIGGISKTDLKKFIAWAEVNFDLPILKSFLDAIPTAELIPIGSDNVAQSDEVEMGMTYDELSVYGRLRKVEKCGPYSMFGKLVQEWGSFLSPVEIATKVKHFFFNYAINRHKMTTLTPSVHMESYSPDDNRFDLRPFLLPTRFGHQFRRIDELAEKLPNRATQPGNDKSKVD